In Symmachiella dynata, the following are encoded in one genomic region:
- a CDS encoding type II secretion system F family protein, translating to MNTLSENDSSPRAIKLEDLVALNDEVAALVRAGVPLELGLEQVSHDLRGSLGQLAAALGSHMSQGESLSQAMESESSRLPKLYRSVVEAGLRAGRLPAALEAVTRYAQSLLEVHRRVTLACVYPLIVFVLAYAMFLVMLAEMIPRFEAFAEQGREPQGIGLSILLYLSQTMSVWGPVIPVLLIGVIGFWLFFQKRTLMRTGRSMTLFRFIPWAHGIHRNQQLANFSDLLGLLTEQEVPLHTGILLAADSTGDRRMIQSSEEISLKLQSGESLAEAMESAKAYPSYLRWLMQTGEQQRTLADSLTRAAGVYRSRALERLETLSLALPLIAVAVIGGGATLIYAFALFAPMIESLRNLAAP from the coding sequence GTGAATACGCTATCCGAAAATGATTCATCGCCCCGAGCGATCAAACTCGAAGACCTCGTTGCTTTGAACGACGAGGTCGCAGCGTTGGTACGCGCCGGTGTCCCGCTGGAGTTGGGGCTGGAGCAAGTCAGCCACGACCTACGCGGCAGCTTAGGACAACTGGCGGCTGCGCTCGGTTCACACATGAGCCAAGGTGAGTCGTTGTCGCAAGCGATGGAATCGGAAAGTAGCCGATTGCCCAAACTGTATCGATCGGTCGTCGAAGCAGGTCTCCGCGCAGGTCGATTGCCGGCTGCCTTAGAGGCGGTCACCCGCTACGCGCAGTCGCTGTTGGAAGTCCATCGCCGTGTCACCTTGGCGTGCGTCTATCCCTTGATCGTGTTCGTGTTGGCCTATGCCATGTTTCTGGTGATGCTGGCTGAGATGATTCCGCGATTCGAGGCATTTGCCGAGCAAGGCCGGGAACCGCAAGGAATCGGATTGTCGATTTTGCTCTACCTTTCCCAAACCATGTCGGTCTGGGGACCGGTGATTCCCGTGTTGTTGATCGGAGTCATTGGCTTTTGGTTGTTTTTTCAAAAGCGAACGCTGATGCGCACGGGACGCTCCATGACGTTGTTCCGTTTTATCCCTTGGGCACACGGCATTCATCGCAATCAGCAACTGGCCAACTTCAGCGACCTGCTGGGCCTGTTGACCGAACAAGAAGTCCCCTTGCATACAGGAATTCTCTTGGCCGCCGACAGTACGGGCGACCGCAGGATGATTCAATCCTCAGAAGAAATCTCCTTGAAACTGCAATCGGGTGAATCACTCGCCGAGGCGATGGAATCCGCGAAAGCCTATCCCTCTTATTTGCGTTGGTTGATGCAGACCGGTGAACAACAAAGGACCTTAGCGGATTCATTAACCCGCGCAGCGGGAGTCTATCGCTCACGCGCCCTGGAGCGACTAGAGACCCTTTCACTGGCGCTGCCGTTAATTGCTGTCGCCGTTATCGGTGGCGGCGCCACATTGATTTATGCGTTTGCACTGTTCGCCCCGATGATCGAAAGCCTGCGTAACCTGGCCGCTCCTTAA